The following proteins are co-located in the Paenibacillus sp. FSL H8-0079 genome:
- a CDS encoding cytochrome c biogenesis protein ResB — translation MFQNTKCECGHQNPVGTVLCEACGKPLLEAEAKSDEVLEMRYDGMARRSQRSNPNIIDRIWNFFSSVKIAVYMIVFTLVGSMLGSIYPQESTFLNIDPSVYYKETYGQLGHIYYLLGLSHTYESWWFILLLVLIGASLVICSLDRVLPLYKALNKQKIRKHTQFLTRQRLVYQGSIEEAPEDWIKKAVTPLKKKGYRVHTQGDALLAEKQRFSRWGPYVIHIGLIIFLLAVLARGLPGLNLDEHVAFPEGEIKKIPNTSMYLQNEQFNVEFYSEEEVPEQFRNLNKTVPKLFETKVVLYECTADCSDLSKKPQLAEVARHDVRVNHPMNYNGLKAYQFDYDLTPTIRSVTPDLVNTKTGEVYGAIKIDMVDTQRTFEAGPYNLTVKEKFMDFGLDENGKPKSKSPSPNAPAFLFLIKGPDLPEEGIQYLYFAKQIDKQRFQQDAINQQLIGAEIPLQLEVDSMDKVDIIQSVSYLNIRVDKAMPFVWVGAGIVMLGLVMGFYWHHRRIWIRFDDKQLTLGGHTNKNWFGFRREVAAVLKQMNLEVEEKSLDNGGNQA, via the coding sequence GTGTTCCAAAATACCAAATGTGAGTGCGGACATCAGAATCCGGTAGGCACTGTATTATGTGAAGCATGTGGGAAACCGCTACTGGAGGCAGAAGCTAAATCGGATGAAGTGCTGGAAATGCGTTATGATGGCATGGCGCGCCGTTCACAGCGGAGTAATCCCAATATCATTGACCGCATATGGAACTTTTTTTCATCCGTCAAAATTGCCGTCTATATGATTGTCTTCACGCTTGTAGGCTCTATGCTTGGCTCGATCTATCCGCAAGAAAGTACATTCTTGAATATTGATCCTTCCGTGTATTACAAAGAAACATACGGTCAGTTGGGTCATATCTATTATCTGTTGGGTCTGTCCCATACATACGAATCCTGGTGGTTTATTCTACTGCTGGTGCTGATTGGTGCATCATTGGTGATATGCAGTCTGGATCGCGTCTTACCGCTCTACAAAGCACTGAATAAACAGAAAATACGCAAACATACGCAATTTTTGACTAGACAGCGTCTGGTGTACCAAGGTTCCATTGAAGAGGCACCAGAAGACTGGATTAAGAAAGCGGTTACTCCGCTGAAAAAGAAAGGATACCGTGTGCACACCCAGGGGGATGCATTACTCGCCGAGAAACAGAGATTCAGTCGATGGGGGCCATATGTCATCCATATTGGACTCATTATATTTCTGCTGGCTGTGCTCGCACGAGGACTTCCTGGCCTGAATCTGGATGAGCATGTCGCTTTTCCAGAAGGTGAGATCAAAAAGATCCCGAATACTTCGATGTATTTGCAAAATGAACAGTTTAATGTTGAATTCTACAGTGAGGAAGAAGTACCTGAACAATTCCGTAACCTGAATAAAACTGTTCCGAAACTGTTTGAAACGAAAGTTGTTTTGTATGAATGTACAGCAGATTGTTCGGATCTCTCGAAGAAACCTCAATTAGCTGAAGTGGCAAGACATGATGTGCGGGTGAATCATCCAATGAATTATAACGGTCTGAAGGCATATCAATTTGATTATGATCTAACACCCACCATTCGGTCCGTAACGCCTGATCTGGTCAATACGAAGACGGGTGAAGTATACGGGGCAATTAAGATCGATATGGTAGATACCCAAAGAACATTTGAAGCTGGTCCTTATAATCTCACGGTAAAAGAAAAGTTTATGGACTTTGGATTGGATGAGAATGGTAAGCCCAAATCAAAATCGCCTTCACCTAATGCACCAGCTTTTCTCTTTCTCATCAAGGGACCTGATCTGCCTGAAGAGGGGATACAATATCTGTACTTTGCGAAGCAGATTGATAAACAACGCTTTCAACAGGATGCGATTAACCAACAGCTGATTGGAGCTGAGATTCCTTTACAACTTGAAGTAGACAGCATGGACAAGGTCGATATTATTCAGTCCGTAAGTTATCTCAATATACGAGTGGATAAAGCAATGCCTTTTGTATGGGTAGGAGCCGGTATTGTTATGTTGGGTTTGGTCATGGGTTTTTATTGGCATCATCGCCGCATCTGGATTCGTTTTGATGATAAACAGCTCACTTTGGGTGGGCATACCAACAAAAACTGGTTTGGCTTCAGGCGTGAAGTTGCGGCCGTCTTGAAACAGATGAATCTGGAAGTGGAAGAGAAGTCGTTGGATAACGGGGGGAACCAAGCATGA
- a CDS encoding redoxin family protein — protein MGKSRRTVQIVILLLILVLGGYAITTSVSGSNGKPKEGDKSPSFELLGLDGQVHTSDEYKGKAMVINFWGTWCEPCVKEMPALQAQADKWKDQGVQFVGINVGEDQMTVDNFVRQVGVTFPIMLDREKKSVRDFGISPMPTTFFVSDTGKISTIHIGQLDLDTLDAQISQLAKQP, from the coding sequence ATGGGGAAATCAAGAAGAACGGTGCAAATCGTCATTTTGTTATTGATCCTGGTGTTGGGCGGATACGCGATTACCACATCGGTATCCGGCTCGAATGGCAAGCCAAAGGAAGGGGACAAGTCTCCTTCTTTTGAACTGCTGGGCCTGGATGGTCAAGTTCATACGTCTGATGAGTACAAAGGTAAAGCGATGGTGATCAATTTCTGGGGCACGTGGTGTGAACCTTGTGTTAAAGAAATGCCTGCACTTCAGGCACAAGCTGACAAATGGAAGGACCAAGGAGTACAATTTGTCGGGATTAATGTAGGGGAAGACCAGATGACCGTGGATAATTTTGTACGGCAGGTTGGGGTTACGTTTCCAATCATGTTAGACCGGGAGAAAAAATCGGTTCGTGATTTCGGGATCTCTCCGATGCCAACGACATTCTTTGTATCCGACACGGGCAAAATCTCTACCATTCATATCGGGCAACTTGATTTGGACACGCTTGACGCTCAAATTTCGCAACTGGCGAAGCAGCCCTGA
- a CDS encoding pseudouridine synthase: MERLQKIIAQAGIASRRKSEELILSGKVEVNGEVVTELGTKANPEEDMITVNGKPIRSEKKVYLMLNKPKGVITSASDPEGRKIVSDYLKGVKERVYPVGRLDYDTEGLLILTNDGEFAHLLTHPKHHVPKTYHATVKGVPHGTALEKLKTGIMLDDGMTAPAEVEYKDVDTAANESVISITIYEGRNRQVRRMFEAINHPVTRLKRISFGGILLQNLKRGLTRNLTKEEVNNLITLAQSEPAKKMKKR, translated from the coding sequence ATGGAAAGATTACAAAAAATTATCGCACAGGCAGGCATTGCATCCCGCCGCAAGAGCGAGGAACTGATCCTGTCCGGCAAAGTAGAAGTTAACGGGGAGGTCGTAACCGAACTGGGTACGAAAGCGAACCCCGAAGAGGATATGATTACGGTTAATGGAAAACCGATCCGCAGTGAGAAAAAAGTGTACCTGATGTTGAATAAGCCAAAAGGCGTAATCACAAGTGCATCTGACCCCGAAGGTCGGAAAATTGTATCCGACTACCTGAAAGGTGTCAAGGAACGGGTATACCCTGTGGGTCGTCTCGATTATGACACAGAGGGCTTATTGATCCTGACCAATGATGGTGAGTTTGCACATTTGTTGACGCATCCGAAGCATCACGTACCCAAAACGTATCATGCAACGGTCAAAGGTGTGCCACATGGTACAGCTCTGGAGAAATTAAAGACAGGCATTATGCTGGATGACGGCATGACTGCTCCCGCAGAGGTGGAGTACAAAGATGTGGATACAGCGGCCAATGAGTCGGTGATCTCCATTACGATCTATGAAGGGCGTAACCGTCAGGTTAGACGCATGTTCGAGGCGATTAACCATCCGGTAACTCGATTGAAACGGATTTCGTTTGGTGGTATTTTGCTACAAAACCTGAAACGTGGTTTGACACGCAATCTGACCAAAGAAGAAGTCAACAACCTGATTACCCTCGCACAATCAGAACCAGCCAAAAAAATGAAAAAAAGGTAA